One window of the Manihot esculenta cultivar AM560-2 chromosome 14, M.esculenta_v8, whole genome shotgun sequence genome contains the following:
- the LOC110631132 gene encoding xyloglucan endotransglucosylase/hydrolase protein 22, translated as MAASHSQPNPLLLLLLASLVLAFAGNFYQDVDITWGDGRGKIFNNGNLITLSLDKASGSGFQSKNQYLFGKFDMQLKLVPGNSAGTVTTFYFHSQGSSWDEIDFEFLGNLSGDPYLLHTNIYTQGKGNREQQFYLWFDPTADFHTYSILWNPGLIVFYVDGRPIREFKNMESIGVPYPKSQPMRMYASLWNADDWATRGGLVKTDWTQAPFTATFRNFKANACIWSNGASSCSNSTNNQWFSQQLDSTSQKQLQWVQKNYMVYNYCTDTRRFPQGLPLECTVVNKN; from the exons ATGGCTGCCTCTCATTCTCAACCAAATCCTTTATTGCTGCTTCTATTGGCTTCCCTTGTGCTTGCTTTTGCTGGAAATTTTTACCAGGATGTTGACATCACATGGGGAGATGGGCGAGGTAAGATATTCAACAATGGCAATCTCATTACACTTTCTCTCGACAAAGCCTCTGGCTCAGGTTTCCAATCCAAGAATCAGTATCTCTTTGGCAAGTTCGACATGCAACTCAAGCTTGTCCCTGGCAACTCTGCAGGGACTGTCACAACCTTCTAC TTCCATTCACAAGGGTCTTCTTGGGATGAAATAGACTTTGAGTTTTTGGGGAATCTTAGTGGTGATCCTTATCTCCTCCATACAAATATTTATACTCAAGGTAAAGGCAACAGAGAGCAACAATTCTACCTCTGGTTTGATCCAACGGCTGATTTTCATACCTATTCAATCCTCTGGAATCCAGGCCTTATTGT ATTCTATGTTGATGGTAGACCAATAAGAGAATTCAAGAACATGGAATCAATAGGTGTGCCCTACCCAAAAAGCCAACCAATGAGGATGTATGCAAGTTTATGGAATGCAGATGATTGGGCCACAAGAGGAGGACTAGTGAAGACAGATTGGACACAAGCACCCTTCACTGCCACCTTCAGAAACTTCAAAGCCAATGCTTGCATTTGGTCTAATGGAGCATCTTCTTGCAGCAACTCCACTAATAACCAGTGGTTCTCACAGCAGCTTGATTCTACAAGTCAAAAGCAGCTTCAATGGGTTCAGAAAAATTATATGGTGTATAATTACTGCACTGACACTAGGAGATTCCCTCAGGGCCTTCCTCTGGAATGCACTGTTGTAAATAAGAATTAG